The genomic stretch GAACGAGAACGCATTGGAGAACCCGATGAACGGCTCGCCGCACCGCGAGTAGAGCATCCGCAGGTGCGTGAAAATCTCGGTCACCGTGCCCACGGTCGAGCGCAGCGTGGTGCCCAGCCGCTTCTGGTCGATCACCATGGCCGTGGAGAGGTTCTCGATCTCCTCGACGTGCGGCTTGCTGATCTTCGGCAGGCGCCGGCGCGCGAACGCGCTGAAGGTTTCGATGAGCTGCCGCTGCGCCTCGGCGCACACCGTGTCGAAGACCAGCGACGACTTGCCGGAGCCGGACACGCCGGTGAACACGACGATCCGCCGCTTCGGGATGTCGAGGCTGACGTTCTTCAGGTTGTGCTGCCGGGCGCCGACGATGCGGATGAAGTCTGGCATGGCTTGTTCCTCCGGTTATGGCTCGCTACCTTGCCGGGCCGCGGCCGTTCCCGCTTGCCCGCCCTTGCGTTTCCGGCCGTATTGCTTCATGAACTCGCGGGCCCATCGCTTTTCCGCCCTCATCAGCGCGAGCGGCCGGACGGCCAGTTGGACGTTGGGCAGGGGGCAGTTCGCCTCCAGGTAGGCCTGCAGTCGGCCGTAGCCTTCGATCATCTTGTCCAGAGACGCCTCGTATTTTATGAAGCAGGCGGCGGCCTCCCCGGCGGTCAGCAGGCGGAGGTTGCTCAACGCGATATCCACGGGCCAGATCGGCCGGGTCCATTCCGAGACCAGTTGCTTCACCCGCTCCTTGAGCGCCTTCCGGCCGGCCGGGGTCAGGCGGTAGACCTTTTGCGCCAGGTTGCGCCGGTTCAGGCGGACCTCGCTTTTCACGCGGCCCTCCTTCTCCAGCTTGCGCAGCAGCTTGTAGACCGACGACATGGAGATCTCGGTCCACCACCGCATGTCCCGCTCGACGATCACCTTCTCGATCTCGTACGGGTGCATCGGTTTTTCATCCAGCAGCCCCATCAGGGCCGCCTCCAGATGGGTCGGGGTCTTCATGGTTTATATCTCCTATAGTGTACTAGTACAATATAAGCCCGGGCCCGTCCAGTTTTTTTTACGGGGAGGTAACGCCGCGCGGGGCGCGGTTTACGCGGGGCCCCCGCGCCGGGTATGATATCGGCATGACGCCGTGCCACCGCCTGTTCCTGGTGACGCTCGCGGCCCCGGTCCTGTGCGCCGCGCGGGAGCCCGTATTCCTGGCGCGCGTGCCGACCGCGGAGAGCCCCGCGGATTTCCCGCTGCCCGTGCGCGCCCACCTGCAGGACGCCGCGGGGAAGGCCTACGTGCTGGTGAGCGCCACGTCCGACGAGCTGGAGGCCGCCGGGCGGCCCTACGAGGTCCTGGGCGCGGAAGCCGACGGCGCCCGCTACCTGCTGGCCTATCCCCGCCGCCCCGGCGCGCGGGAGGCGGCGAGCGCGCGGTTCCACGTGCTGCTCGACGACGGCCGCCGGCTGCTGGTCCGGGCCGCGGGCGAGGGGGACGCGACGGCCCTGGCGGAACTGGGATGCGAGGTGCGCTGGCTCGGCGATCGACCGCTGCAGTTCGCCGCTCCCCGCCCGTCGAGGCGGCTGCCGGACCAGGCGCTGGCCATCACGGCCAGCCCGCACGTCCGCGACATGCTGGCCCGCGTGACGACGAACGGCTTGGCGTACGCGATGAACGAGCTGACCGGCCCCGCGGCGTGCGTGGCGGACGGTTCGTACACGAACATCCGCACCCGTTATACGACCTCCGGGCGACCGAGCTGGCGGGCCAACGCCTACATGACCGAGTACTTTACCGCCCTGGGTCTGTCGGTAACCCAGCAGGCGTGGAAGGCGGGCTCGACCAGCAACCGCAACGTGATCGCGATCCGGCCAGGGACCACGGCCTCTTCGGAAGTGGTGGTTGTGTGCGCGCACATAGATAACATGCCGTCCGGCGCGACGGCGCCTGGCGCGGACGACAACGCCAGCGGATCGCTGGGCGTGCTCCTGGCGGCCGAGGTGTTCCGCGATTTCACCTTCCAGCGGACGGTCCGATTCGTCCTGTTCACCGGCGAGGAGCAGGGGCTCTGCGGCAGCGCCGCCTACGCCGCCCAGTGCGCCGCGGCGGGGGATAACATCGTCGGCGTGCTGAACCTGGACATGATCGCGTGGGACAGCGACAGCGACGGTGTCCTGTGGCTCGATACCCGGCTCACTTCCAATCCCGGCTATGCCGCGGACCGCGCCATCGCCGCGATGTTCACCAACGTGGTGGCCGTCTACGGCATCAGCGGCCTCGCCCCGGAAATCCACGCCAACGGGGTGGATTACAGCGATCATTCCTCGTTCTGGGACGAGGGCTATCCCGCCATCCTCGCGATCGAAGACGACTACGATTTCAATCCTAATTACCACACCACGGCCGACACGGCCTCCACGCTGAATTGGACGTATTTCGCCCGCTTCGTCCAGGCCTCGATCGCCACGGTGGCCCACTTGGCCGGGCCCGTGGACCGCGTCCCGTTCGACGCCGTGCGCGTGGTCAGCGGCCCGTTCGCTCCGACCAGCACGGTGGGTCACGGGATGTTCGTCGCCCGCCACCAGGCGGGCGCGGCGGAGGGCGACGACCGCTGCGACGCGGGCTGGTCCAATGCGCCGGTCATGCCGCTGACCAATCGGCTCGCGCTGATGTCCCGGCCGGGCGGCACGAACCTCTACATGGACGCGCGGCCCCAGGATAGCGAAACGATCTTCCTCGCCAACCTGGTCTCGATCCAGACCAACGCCTCCCTGACGACCACGAACCGGCTGCGGTTTGACTGGGTGGGCGGGGCGGACACGAACGCGGCCTACCTCGTGCGCGTAGCCGTCACGGGGCAGTACCTGGTTGGCGGCGCGAACTACGTTTGCGTGACCAACTTGCGGGAACTGATCGCGGCGGGCGGCTTTCTTTCGCTGCCCGCTTCGCTGCAGGTCACGAATCGCGCCGTGTACGGATCCTGCGAGATTCGCCGCCTCGGCATCGACCGCGAAGCGGTGCTGGCCTTGGATACGGCGGTCCCGACGAACCCGGTGCTGCGGGTGGAGGGCCCGCCGGGCATCCAGGTCGCGGACGCGCTGGAATGGTCGGGCACCCTGACGAACTGGACGGCCATGCCGACGGTAACGAGCCGTGTCGCCGCCACGGCCGCGAATTTCGCCGGCGGTGAGAATCCCGTCTATCCCTCGACCCCGACACCGCCCGCCGACGGCCAGCCGCGATTCTACCGGCTGCGTCGGCGGTGGATTTCGCCGTGACGCCTTCTGGAAGGGCGAGCGTCCCCGCGAGCCGCAAAGACCGCGGCGTGCGCAGGAAATGCCCGGGCGGCCGGCTGGTGTACGAGTTGTACGGGCTGATCGAGGAGGAGATCGCGCTGGTGGAGGGCGGGGGGCATGAAGCGGATCCGACTTGCGCGCCACGCGCGCGAACAGTCGGCCGAACGCGGAGCAGCGAGGCCGAGAAAACGAGACGGTTGTCATTACGGTGTATACGTTCTGCTTTTTAAAGGAAGGCGAGACATGAAGATCAGCTATGATGCGGAAATAGGCACGGTGTATATCCGATTGCTCTCCGGTCGGCACGAGTGTCGCACCGTGCGCCTGTCCTAAGAAGTGGCGTTGAACATCGGCGCCGGCGAGAAGTTGGTGGGCATTGAAATCTTGGACGCCAAGTCGGTCCTTGGAGCCGGCAAGGTCCCCTCCGTTTATCTGGAAGGCCTTGATGCCGCGCCGGCTCCGCTTGTACTCCGCGAAATGCCGGGGAGAAAAATACGGGTCCTGACCGACAGGCCGAAAGCGGGAGAAGATGTATGGCCGATAAAGTAAAGTATGGTTTGACGCGGAGGCCGACTACCTGGAGGTCAGGTTCTCCGAGCAGGCCGGCTATAAAAAAGCCACTGCCCATGACGCCGCTATGGAACGCGTGGACGCCCACGGCAAGGTCATCGGATTCAGCATTCTCGGCGTCAGCCGGTTCAAGAAAATGAATCCACTGGTAGCGGCCTGCCGGATTGGTGGGAACGGGATTACCCGCACAGCTTCACCGGCATGAGCGCCACGGCGGACCTGGACGGGGATCGCGTCGTCAACCTCGACGAGTATCGCGCCCGCACGATCCCGACGAATTCCGATTCGTTCCTCGGGATGTTGTCGCCGCCGCTGGCCGGCGGCCCGCCCGGCCTCATCGTGCGGTGGCGCCGCGTGAAGGACCGGACCTGCCAGGTGGATCGCGCCACGAACCTGCTTTCGTCCGCCGCCTATACGAACGTGTTCGCGAATGTCCCGGGCCAGGCGGATTACACGGCGGTCACCGACACGACCGCCACCGCCGCGGGCCCGTACCTGTACCGCGTGCGCACGCAACCGTAGGAAATGACGGGCCCGACTGCTCGTGTGCTCGACTCTGCTGCTCCGCGACCTGCCGGCGGCCCCATCTCATGCTACACGCGTGTCCTGCGGCATTTACTTTGACATCCACGACCCGCGGCGAGTAGCTTCAAGCTCGTTTTGGAGGGATGGGCATAAACAGGCGGCCGTCCAACAAGGCTCGACAGGTGTCGTGTCCAGCGGCTGAAAAGCATATGAAAAGATCAAAAATAGAGAGGGCCGGGCTCGCGGGGCTGCTGTGGATCGCGGGTGTCGCGGCGGCGGCCGATTTCGACTACGAGGTCAATGATCCGGAGACGAACACCCTCACCATCACCGGGTACACGGGCGCCGGCCTCAACATGGTCATTCCCGATGCGATCGACGGCCTCACGGTGACCGCCATCGGCGACGACGCGTTCGCCCGCGCCGGCGTCACGAACGTGATGATCCCGGGGAGCGTTACCGAAATTGGCGACGGCGTGTTCTATCGCTGTGAGGCGCTCGCGGCGATCACGGTCGAGCCGACCAACCCGGCCTACAGCAGCGCGGACGGCGTTCTCTTCGACAAGCTGGCCACTACTCTCCTGCAATGCCCCGGAGCCAGGGCCGGAGACTATACGGTCCCGGGGGGTGTGACGGAAATCGGGGATCGCGCGTTCGATCACTGCCTCCAGTTGTCCAACGTGACGATTGCGGCGAGCGTGACGGCTATTGCCGACGGGGCGTTCGCGGCCTGTTCCAGTTTGCTGGCCATCCATGTCGACGAGGCCAATGCGGCCTACTGCAGCATGGACGGGGTCCTGTTTGACGAGGCGAAAACCGTCCTCCTGCAATGCCCGGGAGGCAAGCCGGGGAGCTACGCGATCTCAAATGGCGTGGTCCGCATCGGCGACAACGCGTTCGATCACTGCTACGCGATCACCAACATCGAACTGGCGGGTAGCGTGACCCAGATCGGCGAGAGGGCGTTCCAGTCCTGCCGCTTCGCCACGATCGCCATCCCCGCCGGGGTCGCGTCCATCGGGGCGGGCGCCTTTGCCTACTGCCTGAACCTGACGGCTTTCACGGTGGAGGACGCCAACCCCCTCTTCAGCAGCGCAAACGGGGTGCTGTTCGACAAGGGGCAGGGGACGCTCCTTCAGTACCCGGTCGGCGGCCCGGCCGCTTACGCCATCCCGGTCGGTGTCACGAACATCGGTGCGGGCGCCTTCCTCTGGTGCGCCCACCTGGCGGAGGTCACGATCCCCGGCACCGTGTCCTGGATCGGCGAAGAGGCCTTCAGGGGGTGTACGCTGCTGACCGACATCACGATACCCGATTCCGTCACGTGGATCGGCAGAGAGGCCTTCGGTCTTTGCGAATCGCTGGCGCGCGTGGCCCTTGGCGGGGGACTGACCTCCATTGAACCGGAGACCTTCGGCGGATGTGAAAGCCTGGTCAGCGTGATCATCCCGGGCGGCGTCACGAACGTCGGCGGGCAGGCCTTCGATTCCTGCGTGAAGCTCGAACGGGTTTTCTTCGCCGGGAACGCGCCGGCAGACGAGGACGATGTCTTCAGCGGCGCCGACCATGTCACGGTCTATTACCTGCCCGGCGCCGCGGGCTGGGAGGCGATGTTTGCCGACCGGTTGACGGCGCTGTGGAACCCGGAAATGACGGCCTGCTTCAAGGGGGCGGGGACGAACGGATTCGGGTTTACCGTCACCGGCACGACGAACATCCCGGTGATGATCGAATGCAGGACCAATCTCCTGGCCGGTTCGTGGGTTTCCCTCCAGACTAATGCGCTGGTCGGCGGCGCGCTGGTTTTTTACATGGCCGATTCCACCCATCATCGAACCTGTGTCTACCGCATTGCGCCGCCCTGATCCCACCCCGCGGGATGGAGGCGGGAAGTGATGTCGTTGCGCCGTTGTTCTCTGGCGCAGGGCTTTGCGGCATGCTACGGAGAGGCCACGCGGTTCATGAGCAGGCGTTGGCGCGGGAGGTCCATGAGGGTTGCCCCTGGAGACGCTGGCGATGGCGCTTCTGGTGGAACCTGGAGAGCCTGCCCCGGTATTTGCTGGAGAGCCGATTTGGCGGGGACGACGGGACTCGAACCCGCAACACCCAGATCGACAATCTGGTACTCTAACCAATTGAGCTACGTCCCCAGACCGGAAAATCGGGAGCAGTCTAGTCGGCGCCGCCCGTTTTTCAAGCGGAAAACCGAACTTTTTTCAGAACGCGTCCAGCGGGTGGATTACCAGCCCGTCGCGCAACTTGGGCTCGAACCACGTGCTCTTGGGCGGCATGGTCAGCCCGCGGTCGGCCACGGCCATCAGCTGTTCCACCGTCGTGGGATACAACGAGAACGCCACGGCGGCCCGCCCGCTCCGGACGCGCGCCTCGAGCTCTTTCGTGCCGTGAATGCCGCCGACGAACTCGATGCGCGGGTTCTTCCGGGGATCGTCAATGCCGAGCACCGGGCCGAGCAGGCGGTCCTGCAACACGCTGACGTCGAGCGACGCCACCGGGTCCTCCATCGCGGCGGACGGCCACGAGAGGCGGAGCCAGCGGTCGCCCAGGAACAGGTGCACGCGGCCGGGATGCTCCGGGACGGCGTGCGCGGCCGGGGTCACCTCGAACTGCTCCTCGACCTTGCGCAGGAAGGCGTCCGGGGCCAGGCCGTGGAGGTCGCGTACGCACCGGTTGTAGGGCAGGATCTTCAGGCGGCCGGCCGGGAACAGCACGGCGAGGAACCAGTCGGCTTCCCCATCGCCCGCGCCGCCCGCCGCGTGGCGCTCGCGCGCGACCCGGGCCGCCGCCGCCGCGCGGTGGTGGCCGTCGGCGATGTACGCCGCGGGGACGGCGGCAAAAAGACGCTCGAGCGCCGCCGCGTTCCGGGCCTTCCAGATCGTGTGCCGTATCCCGTCGGGCGCGGCCACGTCGTAGAGCGGTTCGGCGCGGCCTTCCTCGTCCACGAGCCGGTCGATCGCGGGCTGGTCGCGGTAGGCCAGCAGGACGGGTCCGGTATGGGCGCCCAGGGCGAGCAGGTGGCGGGTGCGATCGTCCTCCGGCGCCTGGCGCGTTTTCTCGTGCTTGCGGATTACGTTGTGGTTGTAATCGTCGACGTGGCAGGCGGCGACCAGCCCGGTCTGGGTGTGCGCCCCCCAGGTCAGGCGGTAGAGGTAGAGCCCCGGATCGGCGTCGTCCAGGAGGGTGCCGCGGTCGCGGAAGGCGGTGTAGTTCGCCGCCGCGGTCCGATAGACCAGGTCGTCGTGCAGGTCCGTGCCGTCCGGCAGGTCGATTTCCGCGCGGGAGACGTGGAAGAAGCAGTCCGGGTTGCCCTCGGCCTGGCGGCGGGCCTCGGCGGTGTCCACGACGTCATAGGGCGGGCTGGCGACGCGCGCGGCGCGGTCGGCCGGCGGTCGGCACGCCTGAAAGGCTTTGATGCGCATGGGCGGTCCTTGTTCGTTCGTTCCCGGTCACTCGGAGGGTGTCGTATAGCACGGCCCCGGCCGCTTGTCCACCGCCGGCCTCACGCCGGCGGGGCGGCGGCGCGGTCGAGCACCTCGCGCACGGTGCGGGCCAGGGCGAGGGCCTCGAACGGCTTTTGCACGATCCCCTGCGGCGCGATGGCCGGGTCGAGCTCCGGCGCGCCGGCCTCGAGCACATAGCCGCTGGAGATGATGACCGGCACGCGGGGCGCCAGGCGCCGCAGGCGGCGCAGAGTTTCGAGGCCGGAGAGCTCGGGCATGGTCAGGTCCAGGAGGATCAGGTCGGGGGGCCGGGCCTCGATGAGGCGCAGCGCCTCCGGCCCATCGGCGGCCTCCTCGACGGTGTAGCCCCAGCGCTGGAGGATGACGCGGACGATCTCGCGGACGGCCATCTCGTCGTCCACGACCAGCAGGCGCTCGCGGCCGCCGCGGACGGCCGGTTCCGCGGCGGGCGGGGGCGCCGCGCCGGCCGGTTCCGTCAGGCGGGCGAGGTAGAGGCTGAAGTTGGTGCCCTGGTTGACCTGCGAGACGCAGGTGATCCATCCGCCGTGCTGCTTGACGATCCCGTAGGACATGGCGAGCCCCAATCCCGTGCCGCGGCCGGGGCCCTTGGTGGTGAAGAACGGTTCGAAGAGATGGCGCTGCACCTCGGGCGTCATGCCGTGACCGGTGTCCTCGACCGTGATCTTCACGAAGTCCCCCTCGCGCGCGTCGAGCCACTGCCGCGCCTCGTCGCGCTCGATGCGCATGTTGCGCGTGCGGAGGGTCAGGCGCCCCCCCCGGGGCATGGCGTCCACGGCGTTCATGGAGAGGTTCATCAGGACCTGGTGGATCTGGGACGCGTCCGCGGAGATGTCCCAGAGGTCCGTCTGCAGCTCGAGGCGGAACTCGATGTTGGCGTGCACGGTGTGGCGGAGCAGTTCGTGGATCTCGCGCGCGATGCGGTTGACGGAACAGGCCTGGACCCGGAGGGTGCTGCGGCGCGAGAACCCCAGCAGCTGGTTGACCAGCTCGGCCGCCCGCCGCGCCGCCTGGCGCGCGGGCTCGAGGTACTGGCGGAGCCCCGAGGTCCGGCCGAGTTCCATGTCCGCCATGGACAGGTTGCCGAGGATGCCGGTGAGCAGGTTGTTGAAGTCATGGGCGATGCCGCCGGCGAGGCGCCCGATGGCCTCCATTTTCTGCGCCTGGCGCAACTCCTCCTCGAGCTGGCGCTGGCGGGTGAGGTCGCGGAACATCCAGAGCCGCGCGAAGACCTCGCCGCCGGGCCCGGTGGCGGGGGCGGAATAGACCGAAAGGGTCTGCCGCCGCGGCGCCACGATTTCCCACTCCTCGACGGAGATGTCGGCGGGATTGTCCGCGAATTTCCGGGTCCGGAACATGTCCCGGGCCCCGGCGGCCAGCTTGCCGCGCAACAGGTCCTCCAGGTGCTCCAGCGTGGTCCCCGAGATCGTGTGGGGCGCGAGTTCGAACAGGTCGGAGAAGCGCTGGTTGGCGGTCAGGATGCGGCCGGACGGCCATTCCGCCATGAGCAGGCCGTCCGTGATGGATTCGTAGGCGGCCCGCAGGTGCGCGCTGATCTGCTCGAGCCGCTGCTGGGATTCGTGCAGGCGCCCCGTGCGCTGCTCGACCAGGGTCTCGAGCTCGGAGCGGCTCTGGCGCACCTCGCGGATCATTCGGTTGAATGCCTCGGCCAGATTACGGATCTCGCGCGGCCCCTTCTCCGGCACGGTGACGGCGAGGTCGCCCCGGGACACGCGTTGGGCCGCGGAGGCGGCTTCCACGATGGGCCGGGCCAAGCGCCGGCTCTGGAGGCTGCCGAGCAGGTACACGATGGCCAGCGTCAGGAAGACCATGCCGCCCAGCAGCAGCAGGCCCTTCCACAGGGGGGCGAGGATCTCGGCGTACGGGCGCAACCCCACGAGGATCCAGGGACTGGAGGCCCCGATGTGGTCGGGGCCCAGGACCATGGCGGCATAGGCATGGCGGGCTCCGCCGGGTTCGCGATAGAAGCCCTGCGGAGAGCCCGCCCAGAAGCTGGCCGGGTGCGAGGCGTCGAATTTCTGCAGGACGCGGTCCGGGTCGGGATGCTCCAGCACGTTGCCGTGCGTGTCGAGGAGCAGGAGGTAGCCCTGCTGGCCCAGCCGCAGGCCGCGCAGCGTTTCGCTGACGCGGTCGAACGGGCACCGCGCGGTCAACACGTAGCGGGTCTTCCCGTCGGCGCCGGGAATGGGCGCGAAGAACCGGAGGAACAATCCTTCCTGGCCGATGATCCGGCCGGGCGGGGAGATGCCGCTGCGTCCCTCCAGTGCTTGCCGGAAACAGTCCGTGTAGTGCTCGCTTTCCCAGTTCTCGTAGCTGGACGAGGCGATCACCCCCCCCTCGCGGTCGTAGACGGTGATGTCGGCGAACAACCGGCTCATCGTCTTGATCTGCTGCATGTCCCGCAACAGCAGGTCGACGTCGGCGCCCGGCAGGCTCCAGGCCGGGTTGGAGGCCAGCAACTGCAGGTCGGCCGAGGCCCGCTGCATGACGTAGCCGATCTGGTGGCCGGCCACGCGCACCAGCATCCGCAGCACGCGCATCTCCCCGCGGATCAGGGCCTGGTAGGCCATGAACTCGGTGCCCGCGAGAAAGAAGATCAGGGGGAGAAGCGCCGCGAGCAGCGTGGCGCCGAGGACCTGGGTGTGGATGGAGTGGCGCCGGGCGGCTTTCATGGATTCGCCGCCCCGGCCCCGATCCCGAGGGCGCTCCGGAGGCGGCGGACCTCCGCGGCCGTGGAGTTGTACGTGCGCAGCCGGGCGACATCCGGTTTCAGGTAGTAGCTGCTGCGCGCGAGCGCGGCCGCCGGCGGTAAGACGGCCGGGTTGTTCAGCAAATCCGGCGGCATCAGGTCGCGCGCCGCCCGGTTCGGCGTCGCGTAATGAAGGAAGGCGGCGTTCTGCGCGGCGATGTCGGGCTCGAGCAGGAAATCGACGAACGCCAGCGCCTCCCGGATATTTTGCGCGTCGCGCGGAAGGCAGAAGCAGTCCACCCAGAGCGGCACGCCTTCTTCCGGCAGCGCGACGGCGATCCGGTCGTCCTCCGCCGCGGATTTGACGGCGTCCCCGTTGTACAGGACCCCCAGCGCGGCGTCGCCCGCGAGCAGTGCCTTCTGGATCGTCGTGGCGTCCGCATAGTCGCGGACGAGGGGGGCCTGGCGGACGATGGCCTCGCGGGCCGCCTCGAGTTCCTGCGGCTCGCTGGAATTCATCGGGTAGCCCAGGGACAGCAGCGTCACCGCGAATACCTCCTGGAAATCCACGGGCATCATGAGCCGGCCGCGGTAGCGTTCGTCCCACAGCGCCTGCCAGCGGGTCGGCGGTTCCGGGACGAGGTCCTTCCGGTAGGCGAGCAGGGTACAGCCGAAGAGGTAGGGCACCGCGTACGAGGAGATCATTTCATCGGGCAGCGAAGCCCTCGGCGGATCGAGATGGCCCAGGCCGCGAAGCCGCGAGGCGTCCAGCGGCTGCAGCAGGCGCAGGTCCATGAGCGTCTGGATGACGCTGTCGTCCACGATCACGAGGTCGCAGCGTGCGGGATCGGATCGGAGCAGGCCCACGAGTTCGTCCTGCGTGGCGAAGGTCTGGTAGTCCACGGGAATGCCGGTGCGCTCGGTGAAGACGGGAAGCAGCGAGGGATCGATGTACTCTTCCCAGTTGAGCACCCGCAGCACGGGCGGCTCCGGGCCGGCCGGCGCCGGGGCGACCGGTCGCCCGCATCCGGCCGCGAGGATCGCGGCGCACGCGGCCAGACTCGGCCAGGTGAATCGTTTCATGGTGTCGGCATGCCTCGCTGACGAGGATAGTACGGGCCGGGGGAGCGGCGGTCAAGGCGGCGCGCCGCCGCTTTACACGGCGGGCGGCTTCCTTTACCATGCCGGGAGTCTGGCGAAAGGAGCTGTGCATGGCCCCGGCAAGGACAAGGTCGCGTTCCCGGTTCAAGCGGGTGTTGCTCAAGTTGAGCGGCGAGGCGCTCCAGGACCGCGAGGGCGGGCAGAGCTTGAGCCCCGCCATCCTGGCCGCCATCACGGAGCAGGTCCGCGCCGCGCGCGCCCTC from Kiritimatiellia bacterium encodes the following:
- a CDS encoding response regulator; its protein translation is MKAARRHSIHTQVLGATLLAALLPLIFFLAGTEFMAYQALIRGEMRVLRMLVRVAGHQIGYVMQRASADLQLLASNPAWSLPGADVDLLLRDMQQIKTMSRLFADITVYDREGGVIASSSYENWESEHYTDCFRQALEGRSGISPPGRIIGQEGLFLRFFAPIPGADGKTRYVLTARCPFDRVSETLRGLRLGQQGYLLLLDTHGNVLEHPDPDRVLQKFDASHPASFWAGSPQGFYREPGGARHAYAAMVLGPDHIGASSPWILVGLRPYAEILAPLWKGLLLLGGMVFLTLAIVYLLGSLQSRRLARPIVEAASAAQRVSRGDLAVTVPEKGPREIRNLAEAFNRMIREVRQSRSELETLVEQRTGRLHESQQRLEQISAHLRAAYESITDGLLMAEWPSGRILTANQRFSDLFELAPHTISGTTLEHLEDLLRGKLAAGARDMFRTRKFADNPADISVEEWEIVAPRRQTLSVYSAPATGPGGEVFARLWMFRDLTRQRQLEEELRQAQKMEAIGRLAGGIAHDFNNLLTGILGNLSMADMELGRTSGLRQYLEPARQAARRAAELVNQLLGFSRRSTLRVQACSVNRIAREIHELLRHTVHANIEFRLELQTDLWDISADASQIHQVLMNLSMNAVDAMPRGGRLTLRTRNMRIERDEARQWLDAREGDFVKITVEDTGHGMTPEVQRHLFEPFFTTKGPGRGTGLGLAMSYGIVKQHGGWITCVSQVNQGTNFSLYLARLTEPAGAAPPPAAEPAVRGGRERLLVVDDEMAVREIVRVILQRWGYTVEEAADGPEALRLIEARPPDLILLDLTMPELSGLETLRRLRRLAPRVPVIISSGYVLEAGAPELDPAIAPQGIVQKPFEALALARTVREVLDRAAAPPA
- a CDS encoding spermidine/putrescine ABC transporter substrate-binding protein, which encodes MKRFTWPSLAACAAILAAGCGRPVAPAPAGPEPPVLRVLNWEEYIDPSLLPVFTERTGIPVDYQTFATQDELVGLLRSDPARCDLVIVDDSVIQTLMDLRLLQPLDASRLRGLGHLDPPRASLPDEMISSYAVPYLFGCTLLAYRKDLVPEPPTRWQALWDERYRGRLMMPVDFQEVFAVTLLSLGYPMNSSEPQELEAAREAIVRQAPLVRDYADATTIQKALLAGDAALGVLYNGDAVKSAAEDDRIAVALPEEGVPLWVDCFCLPRDAQNIREALAFVDFLLEPDIAAQNAAFLHYATPNRAARDLMPPDLLNNPAVLPPAAALARSSYYLKPDVARLRTYNSTAAEVRRLRSALGIGAGAANP
- a CDS encoding DUF2283 domain-containing protein; its protein translation is MEVRFSEQAGYKKATAHDAAMERVDAHGKVIGFSILGVSRFKKMNPLVAACRIGGNGITRTASPA
- a CDS encoding Zn-dependent exopeptidase M28, which gives rise to MTPCHRLFLVTLAAPVLCAAREPVFLARVPTAESPADFPLPVRAHLQDAAGKAYVLVSATSDELEAAGRPYEVLGAEADGARYLLAYPRRPGAREAASARFHVLLDDGRRLLVRAAGEGDATALAELGCEVRWLGDRPLQFAAPRPSRRLPDQALAITASPHVRDMLARVTTNGLAYAMNELTGPAACVADGSYTNIRTRYTTSGRPSWRANAYMTEYFTALGLSVTQQAWKAGSTSNRNVIAIRPGTTASSEVVVVCAHIDNMPSGATAPGADDNASGSLGVLLAAEVFRDFTFQRTVRFVLFTGEEQGLCGSAAYAAQCAAAGDNIVGVLNLDMIAWDSDSDGVLWLDTRLTSNPGYAADRAIAAMFTNVVAVYGISGLAPEIHANGVDYSDHSSFWDEGYPAILAIEDDYDFNPNYHTTADTASTLNWTYFARFVQASIATVAHLAGPVDRVPFDAVRVVSGPFAPTSTVGHGMFVARHQAGAAEGDDRCDAGWSNAPVMPLTNRLALMSRPGGTNLYMDARPQDSETIFLANLVSIQTNASLTTTNRLRFDWVGGADTNAAYLVRVAVTGQYLVGGANYVCVTNLRELIAAGGFLSLPASLQVTNRAVYGSCEIRRLGIDREAVLALDTAVPTNPVLRVEGPPGIQVADALEWSGTLTNWTAMPTVTSRVAATAANFAGGENPVYPSTPTPPADGQPRFYRLRRRWISP
- a CDS encoding DUF1015 domain-containing protein — protein: MRIKAFQACRPPADRAARVASPPYDVVDTAEARRQAEGNPDCFFHVSRAEIDLPDGTDLHDDLVYRTAAANYTAFRDRGTLLDDADPGLYLYRLTWGAHTQTGLVAACHVDDYNHNVIRKHEKTRQAPEDDRTRHLLALGAHTGPVLLAYRDQPAIDRLVDEEGRAEPLYDVAAPDGIRHTIWKARNAAALERLFAAVPAAYIADGHHRAAAAARVARERHAAGGAGDGEADWFLAVLFPAGRLKILPYNRCVRDLHGLAPDAFLRKVEEQFEVTPAAHAVPEHPGRVHLFLGDRWLRLSWPSAAMEDPVASLDVSVLQDRLLGPVLGIDDPRKNPRIEFVGGIHGTKELEARVRSGRAAVAFSLYPTTVEQLMAVADRGLTMPPKSTWFEPKLRDGLVIHPLDAF
- a CDS encoding PadR family transcriptional regulator, with amino-acid sequence MKTPTHLEAALMGLLDEKPMHPYEIEKVIVERDMRWWTEISMSSVYKLLRKLEKEGRVKSEVRLNRRNLAQKVYRLTPAGRKALKERVKQLVSEWTRPIWPVDIALSNLRLLTAGEAAACFIKYEASLDKMIEGYGRLQAYLEANCPLPNVQLAVRPLALMRAEKRWAREFMKQYGRKRKGGQAGTAAARQGSEP
- a CDS encoding leucine-rich repeat domain-containing protein, which produces MKRSKIERAGLAGLLWIAGVAAAADFDYEVNDPETNTLTITGYTGAGLNMVIPDAIDGLTVTAIGDDAFARAGVTNVMIPGSVTEIGDGVFYRCEALAAITVEPTNPAYSSADGVLFDKLATTLLQCPGARAGDYTVPGGVTEIGDRAFDHCLQLSNVTIAASVTAIADGAFAACSSLLAIHVDEANAAYCSMDGVLFDEAKTVLLQCPGGKPGSYAISNGVVRIGDNAFDHCYAITNIELAGSVTQIGERAFQSCRFATIAIPAGVASIGAGAFAYCLNLTAFTVEDANPLFSSANGVLFDKGQGTLLQYPVGGPAAYAIPVGVTNIGAGAFLWCAHLAEVTIPGTVSWIGEEAFRGCTLLTDITIPDSVTWIGREAFGLCESLARVALGGGLTSIEPETFGGCESLVSVIIPGGVTNVGGQAFDSCVKLERVFFAGNAPADEDDVFSGADHVTVYYLPGAAGWEAMFADRLTALWNPEMTACFKGAGTNGFGFTVTGTTNIPVMIECRTNLLAGSWVSLQTNALVGGALVFYMADSTHHRTCVYRIAPP